Proteins encoded together in one Triticum dicoccoides isolate Atlit2015 ecotype Zavitan chromosome 7B, WEW_v2.0, whole genome shotgun sequence window:
- the LOC119341661 gene encoding exonuclease V, chloroplastic-like isoform X2, protein MRPELEVEIVSDEEMAIIEAALAAAAAARPLLSSAAVRGAATLSCAAFPPAGDIEDSAPPPRRSLLSRFRERRALSVTDITATEWCDKQMEFVLEHGKPERTEAMKAGSDRHAQLEQEVIERVDIAVRSAEESWAVKFMNFIIGSNQLLFNGMTRELPVIGVVEGSWMVGIIDELRMPMDGISFHPVLVDTKTRFKATIPSEAQKRNGRLQLMCYKYLWDNSISEKFPTENFFSYFDLNPNFLLSDDVKRYISSIGFNAQTFGDVLKYYKITCHTLSQSQEQLILR, encoded by the exons ATGCGCCCTGAGCTCGAGGTGGAGATCGTCAGCGACGAGGAGATGGCCATCatagaggccgcgctcgccgccgccgccgcagcgcggcccctcctctcctccgccgccgtccGCGGCGCCGCCACCCTCTCCTGCGCGGCCTTCCCGCCCGCCGGCGACATCGAggactccgcgccgccgccgcggagGTCGCTGCTGTCCCGGTTCCGGGAGCGCCGGGCCCTCTCCGTCACCGACATCACCGCCACG GAGTGGTGCGACAAGCAGATGGAGTTCGTGCTGGAGCACGGCAAGCCGGAGAGGACCGAGGCCATGAAGGCCGGCTCTGACCGCCACGCCCAGCTCGAGCAAGAG GTTATTGAGAGAGTCGATATTGCCGTTAGATCTGCAGAAGAATCGTGGGcagtcaaattcatgaactttatcatTGGATCAAACCAATTATTGTTCAACGGCATGACACGTGAACTTCCAGT GATTGGGGTTGTTGAAGGTTCATGGATGGTAGGAATTATTGATGAACTCCGAATGCCTATGGATGGAATTTCTTTTCATCCAGTTCTAGTGGATACAAAGACACGTTTCAAAGCAACAATTCCCTCGGAAGCACAGAAAAGAAATGGAAG GCTTCAGCTGATGTGTTATAAGTACCTATGGGACAATTCAATTTCTGAGAAATTCCCAACAGAGAATTTCTTCAGCTATTTTGACTTGAACCCCAACTTCTTGTTATCAGATGACGTCAAGCGGTACATTAGCTCAATTGGTTTCAATGCACAG ACTTTCGGGGATGTATTGAAATACTACAAGATTACGTGTCATACACTGTCACAATCTCAAGAACAGCTGATCTTGAGGTAA
- the LOC119338792 gene encoding uncharacterized protein LOC119338792, which translates to MLTKTLVPIGDPRSSKSLKLVGCVEGTDTILAITDLGSFAIDPKSLKLRKLSDKICKNEFGLDRVFENLFLYTSFNNPPAVAGVVGEASSSEVGGADAEV; encoded by the exons ATGCTGACAAAGACACTTGTCCCAATTGGCGATCCCAGGAGCTCGAAATCATTGAAGTTGGTTGGCTGTGTGGAGGGCACGGATACCATCCTTGCCATCACAGATCTTGGTTCATTCGCAATTGATCCCAAGTCCCTGAAGTTGAGAAAGCTGTCGGATAAGATTTGCAAGAATGAGTTCGGATTGGACCGAGTATTTGAGAACCTCTTTCTCTACACGAGCTTCAACAATCcaccag CGGTGGCTGGTGTTGTGGGCGAAGCAAGCTCAAGTGAAGTAGGAGGTGCTGATGCGGAAGTTTGA
- the LOC119341661 gene encoding exonuclease V, chloroplastic-like isoform X1: MRPELEVEIVSDEEMAIIEAALAAAAAARPLLSSAAVRGAATLSCAAFPPAGDIEDSAPPPRRSLLSRFRERRALSVTDITATEWCDKQMEFVLEHGKPERTEAMKAGSDRHAQLEQEVIERVDIAVRSAEESWAVKFMNFIIGSNQLLFNGMTRELPVIGVVEGSWMVGIIDELRMPMDGISFHPVLVDTKTRFKATIPSEAQKRNGRLQLMCYKYLWDNSISEKFPTENFFSYFDLNPNFLLSDDVKRYISSIGFNAQTFGDVLKYYKITCHTLSQSQEQLILRYELQEDHSLLEEYQFSYDAQWFKDQIQEAFNFWRGAREPKYVTEEEGWKCKFCKFAPSCPKMPSTSRC, encoded by the exons ATGCGCCCTGAGCTCGAGGTGGAGATCGTCAGCGACGAGGAGATGGCCATCatagaggccgcgctcgccgccgccgccgcagcgcggcccctcctctcctccgccgccgtccGCGGCGCCGCCACCCTCTCCTGCGCGGCCTTCCCGCCCGCCGGCGACATCGAggactccgcgccgccgccgcggagGTCGCTGCTGTCCCGGTTCCGGGAGCGCCGGGCCCTCTCCGTCACCGACATCACCGCCACG GAGTGGTGCGACAAGCAGATGGAGTTCGTGCTGGAGCACGGCAAGCCGGAGAGGACCGAGGCCATGAAGGCCGGCTCTGACCGCCACGCCCAGCTCGAGCAAGAG GTTATTGAGAGAGTCGATATTGCCGTTAGATCTGCAGAAGAATCGTGGGcagtcaaattcatgaactttatcatTGGATCAAACCAATTATTGTTCAACGGCATGACACGTGAACTTCCAGT GATTGGGGTTGTTGAAGGTTCATGGATGGTAGGAATTATTGATGAACTCCGAATGCCTATGGATGGAATTTCTTTTCATCCAGTTCTAGTGGATACAAAGACACGTTTCAAAGCAACAATTCCCTCGGAAGCACAGAAAAGAAATGGAAG GCTTCAGCTGATGTGTTATAAGTACCTATGGGACAATTCAATTTCTGAGAAATTCCCAACAGAGAATTTCTTCAGCTATTTTGACTTGAACCCCAACTTCTTGTTATCAGATGACGTCAAGCGGTACATTAGCTCAATTGGTTTCAATGCACAG ACTTTCGGGGATGTATTGAAATACTACAAGATTACGTGTCATACACTGTCACAATCTCAAGAACAGCTGATCTTGAG ATATGAACTGCAGGAAGATCATTCCCTGCTAGAAGAATACCAGTTCTCTTATGATGCTCAGTGGTTCAAGGATCAAATCCAAGAAGCCTTTAACTTCTGGCGGGGCGCACGAGAACCTAAATATGTGACTGAAGAGGAGGGTTGGAAATGTAAATTCTGCAAATTCGCACCGAGTTGCCCGAAGATGCCTTCCACCTCAAGGTGTTGA